A genomic window from Glycine soja cultivar W05 chromosome 10, ASM419377v2, whole genome shotgun sequence includes:
- the LOC114369897 gene encoding fructose-1,6-bisphosphatase, cytosolic isoform X1 — MDHSADAQRTDLMTITRFVLNQQSNHPESRGDFSILLSHIVLGCKFLCSAVNKAGLAKLIGLAGETNVQGEEQKKLDVLSNDVFIKALVSSGRTCILVSEEDEEATFVEASKRGKYCVVFDPLDGSSNIDCGVSIGTIFGIYLIKEDHEPTIEDVLQPGKNMLAAGYCMYGSSCTLVLSTGSGVNGFTLDPSLGEFILTHPDIKIPKKGKIYSVNEGNAKNWDDPTTKYVENCKYPRDGSSPKSLRYIGSMVADVHRTLLYGGIFLYPADKKSPNGKLRVLYEVFPMSFLMEQAGGQAFTGNQRALDLVPKKLHERSPIFLGSYEDVEEIKALYAAEE, encoded by the exons ATGGATCACAGTGCCGATGCTCAACGCACGGACTTGATGACCATCACCCGCTTCGTGCTGAACCAACAATCCAACCACCCTGAGTCTCGTGGCGATTTCTCAATCTTGCTCAGTCACATTGTTCTCGGTTGCAAGTTCCTCTGCTCTGCTGTTAACAAG GCGGGTCTTGCTAAGCTTATTGGACTTGCAGGAGAGACAAATGTTCAG GGCGAAGAGCAAAAGAAACTGGATGTCCTTTCCAATGATGTCTTTATCAAGGCTTTGGTCAGCAGTGGACGAACA TGCATCTTGGTGTctgaagaagatgaggaagcAACATTTGTGGAAGCTTCTAAGCGTGGAAA ATACTGTGTTGTTTTTGACCCGCTGGATGGTTCTTCTAACATTGATTGTGGTGTTTCAATTGGCACA ATCTTTGGgatttatttgataaaagaagACCATGAACCAaccattgaagatgttttgcaACCCGGGAAGAACATGTTGGCAGCTGGTTATTGTATGTATGGAAGCTCTTGCACG CTTGTGTTAAGCACTGGAAGTGGTGTTAATGGTTTCACCCTTGATCCATCTCTTGGGGAATTCATTCTAACTCACCCTGACATCAAG ATTCCAAAGAAAGGCAAGATCTATTCAGTGAATGAAGGAAATGCTAAAAACTGGGATGACCCTACTACCAA GTATGTGGAGAACTGCAAGTATCCAAGAGATGGTTCATCACCAAAGTCCCTAAGATATATTGGAAG CATGGTAGCTGATGTTCACCGCACATTGCTTTATGGAGGTATTTTTCTGTATCCGGCTGATAAAAAGAGTCCAAATGGAAAACTTCG TGTACTCTATGAAGTCTTCCCAATGTCATTCTTGATGGAACAAGCAGGAGGACAGGCTTTCACTGGCAACCAAAGG GCACTTGATTTGGTTCCAAAGAAGTTGCACGAGCGATCTCCCATATTCCTTGGTAGCTATGAGGATGTCGAGGAAATCAAGGCTCTTTACGCTGCTGAGGAATGA
- the LOC114369897 gene encoding fructose-1,6-bisphosphatase, cytosolic isoform X3 codes for MFRAKSKRNWMSFPMMSLSRLWSAVDEQYCVVFDPLDGSSNIDCGVSIGTIFGIYLIKEDHEPTIEDVLQPGKNMLAAGYCMYGSSCTLVLSTGSGVNGFTLDPSLGEFILTHPDIKIPKKGKIYSVNEGNAKNWDDPTTKYVENCKYPRDGSSPKSLRYIGSMVADVHRTLLYGGIFLYPADKKSPNGKLRVLYEVFPMSFLMEQAGGQAFTGNQRALDLVPKKLHERSPIFLGSYEDVEEIKALYAAEE; via the exons ATGTTCAG GGCGAAGAGCAAAAGAAACTGGATGTCCTTTCCAATGATGTCTTTATCAAGGCTTTGGTCAGCAGTGGACGAACA ATACTGTGTTGTTTTTGACCCGCTGGATGGTTCTTCTAACATTGATTGTGGTGTTTCAATTGGCACA ATCTTTGGgatttatttgataaaagaagACCATGAACCAaccattgaagatgttttgcaACCCGGGAAGAACATGTTGGCAGCTGGTTATTGTATGTATGGAAGCTCTTGCACG CTTGTGTTAAGCACTGGAAGTGGTGTTAATGGTTTCACCCTTGATCCATCTCTTGGGGAATTCATTCTAACTCACCCTGACATCAAG ATTCCAAAGAAAGGCAAGATCTATTCAGTGAATGAAGGAAATGCTAAAAACTGGGATGACCCTACTACCAA GTATGTGGAGAACTGCAAGTATCCAAGAGATGGTTCATCACCAAAGTCCCTAAGATATATTGGAAG CATGGTAGCTGATGTTCACCGCACATTGCTTTATGGAGGTATTTTTCTGTATCCGGCTGATAAAAAGAGTCCAAATGGAAAACTTCG TGTACTCTATGAAGTCTTCCCAATGTCATTCTTGATGGAACAAGCAGGAGGACAGGCTTTCACTGGCAACCAAAGG GCACTTGATTTGGTTCCAAAGAAGTTGCACGAGCGATCTCCCATATTCCTTGGTAGCTATGAGGATGTCGAGGAAATCAAGGCTCTTTACGCTGCTGAGGAATGA
- the LOC114371077 gene encoding uncharacterized protein LOC114371077: MEGNLPQGGIIQGGTSFGGFDLPGSIRVQHQAQHPHSMHQHQTHPRQGSSVHSAVHDGFPLTMGTMQNCDQTISLADFSKGDRSKNSASEEDEPSYTEDGVDCHHETTRGKKGSPWQRVKWTDKMVKLLITAVSYIGEDVTADGGSSGRRKFAVLQKKGKWKSVSKVMAERGYHVSPQQCEDKFNDLNKRYKKLNDMLGRGTSCQVVENPVLLDVIDFLSEKEKDDVRKILSSKHLFYEEMCSYHNGNRLHLPHDPALQRSLQLALRNRDDHDDDMRRSHHDEDDQDVEIDDHDDFEENCASHGDSRGIYGPLGGSMKKLKQCQGQEDANTFGNSLNCQDYNKSSYPHGQMIPSDVNQGLPEGMKAAWLQKQWVESRTLQLEEQKLQIQVEMLELEKQRFKWQRFSKKKDRELEKLSLENERMKLENERISLELKRKEMGTGFK, from the coding sequence ATGGAAGGGAATTTGCCACAGGGAGGTATAATTCAAGGTGGGACTTCTTTTGGTGGCTTTGATTTGCCGGGATCAATTCGGGTTCAGCATCAAGCACAACATCCCCATTCCATGCATCAACATCAAACTCATCCGCGACAAGGGTCTTCTGTACATTCCGCCGTTCATGATGGTTTTCCACTTACAATGGGAACCATGCAGAACTGTGACCAAACCATTTCATTGGCTGACTTTAGTAAAGGAGACAGAAGTAAAAACTCGGCGAGTGAGGAAGACGAGCCGAGCTATACCGAGGATGGTGTTGATTGTCACCATGAAACAACTAGAGGGAAGAAAGGATCACCTTGGCAGCGTGTGAAGTGGACTGATAAGATGGTAAAGCTTCTGATAACAGCTGTTTCTTATATAGGTGAGGATGTAACTGCTGATGGTGGTAGCAGCGGAAGAAGAAAGTTTGCGGTCTTACAGAAGAAGGGTAAGTGGAAATCTGTTTCCAAGGTCATGGCTGAAAGGGGTTATCATGTTTCACCTCAGCAATGTGAGGATAAATTTAATGACCTTAATAAAAGGTATAAAAAGCTTAATGATATGCTAGGGAGGGGCACTTCTTGTCAGGTTGTTGAAAATCCTGTGCTGTTGGATGTAATAGATTTTCTTTCTGAGAAAGAAAAGGACGACGTTCGGAAAATATTGAGTTCAAAACACTTGTTCTATGAAGAGATGTGTTCTTATCATAATGGCAACAGGTTGCATTTACCCCATGATCCTGCATTGCAACGTTCACTGCAGTTAGCTCTCCGAAATAgagatgatcatgatgatgatatGAGAAGGTCCCATCATGATGAAGATGATCAAGATGTGGAAATTGATGATCATGATGACTTTGAAGAGAATTGTGCTTCTCATGGTGATAGTAGAGGAATATATGGGCCATTAGGTGgatctatgaagaaattgaaacAATGCCAAGGCCAAGAAGATGCTAATACTTTTGGTAACTCTTTAAATTGTCAGGACTACAACAAAAGTTCATATCCCCATGGACAGATGATCCCATCTGATGTGAATCAAGGTTTACCTGAAGGCATGAAAGCAGCTTGGTTACAGAAGCAATGGGTTGAATCTCGCACACTTCAGTTAGAAGAACAAAAGCTACAAATTCAGGTCGAGATGCTGGAACTAGAGAAACAGAGATTCAAGTGGCAGAGGTTTAGTAAGAAAAAGGATCGGGAGTTGGAGAAGCTGAGTCtagaaaatgaaagaatgaaGCTTGAAAATGAACGGATTTCTTTAGAACTGAAGCGAAAGGAAATGGGCACTGGCTTTAAATAG
- the LOC114369897 gene encoding fructose-1,6-bisphosphatase, cytosolic isoform X2, whose amino-acid sequence MHTNSSMGEEQKKLDVLSNDVFIKALVSSGRTCILVSEEDEEATFVEASKRGKYCVVFDPLDGSSNIDCGVSIGTIFGIYLIKEDHEPTIEDVLQPGKNMLAAGYCMYGSSCTLVLSTGSGVNGFTLDPSLGEFILTHPDIKIPKKGKIYSVNEGNAKNWDDPTTKYVENCKYPRDGSSPKSLRYIGSMVADVHRTLLYGGIFLYPADKKSPNGKLRVLYEVFPMSFLMEQAGGQAFTGNQRALDLVPKKLHERSPIFLGSYEDVEEIKALYAAEE is encoded by the exons ATGCATACAAATTCCAGCATG GGCGAAGAGCAAAAGAAACTGGATGTCCTTTCCAATGATGTCTTTATCAAGGCTTTGGTCAGCAGTGGACGAACA TGCATCTTGGTGTctgaagaagatgaggaagcAACATTTGTGGAAGCTTCTAAGCGTGGAAA ATACTGTGTTGTTTTTGACCCGCTGGATGGTTCTTCTAACATTGATTGTGGTGTTTCAATTGGCACA ATCTTTGGgatttatttgataaaagaagACCATGAACCAaccattgaagatgttttgcaACCCGGGAAGAACATGTTGGCAGCTGGTTATTGTATGTATGGAAGCTCTTGCACG CTTGTGTTAAGCACTGGAAGTGGTGTTAATGGTTTCACCCTTGATCCATCTCTTGGGGAATTCATTCTAACTCACCCTGACATCAAG ATTCCAAAGAAAGGCAAGATCTATTCAGTGAATGAAGGAAATGCTAAAAACTGGGATGACCCTACTACCAA GTATGTGGAGAACTGCAAGTATCCAAGAGATGGTTCATCACCAAAGTCCCTAAGATATATTGGAAG CATGGTAGCTGATGTTCACCGCACATTGCTTTATGGAGGTATTTTTCTGTATCCGGCTGATAAAAAGAGTCCAAATGGAAAACTTCG TGTACTCTATGAAGTCTTCCCAATGTCATTCTTGATGGAACAAGCAGGAGGACAGGCTTTCACTGGCAACCAAAGG GCACTTGATTTGGTTCCAAAGAAGTTGCACGAGCGATCTCCCATATTCCTTGGTAGCTATGAGGATGTCGAGGAAATCAAGGCTCTTTACGCTGCTGAGGAATGA